In Humulus lupulus chromosome 6, drHumLupu1.1, whole genome shotgun sequence, a single genomic region encodes these proteins:
- the LOC133784991 gene encoding uncharacterized protein At4g02000-like has product MYLFQFFHEIDITRVMEGTPWTFNIALVILERLKEGENPRGVPLNSMEIWVQVYNLRAGFMSDRVLKACGDFIGQFMASCSKNYTGVWREYLRVRVRFNIDKHLKRKMKILYSKTDFFWFDFKYERLPSFCFICGILGHSEKFCHRLFDSPEEEIAKPYGLFMRAPDRRPNK; this is encoded by the coding sequence ATGTATTTGTTTCAATTTTTTCATGAGATTGACATCACCCGAGTTATGGAAGGCACCCCCTGGACCTTTAACATAGCCCTGGTGATACTAGAAAGACTCAAAGAAGGAGAGAACCCGAGAGGGGTTCCATTGAATTCGATGGAGATATGGGTTCAAGTGTATAACCTTAGAGCCGGGTTTATGTCAGATAGAGTTCTCAAAGCTTGTGGGGATTTCATTGGTCAGTTTATGGCCTCATGTTCCAAAAATTACACCGGTGTTTGGAGGGAGTATCTCCGGGTTCGGGTTCGATTTAACATCGACAAACATTTGAAGAGAAAAATGAAGATTCTGTACTCAAAGACCGATTTTTTTTGGTTTGATTTCAAGTATGAAAGGCTCCCGTCGTTCTGCTTTATTTGTGGAATACTGGGCCATTCAGAGAAGTTTTGCCACCGTCTGTTTGACTCACCGGAAGAGGAGATCGCCAAACCATATGGTCTGTTCATGAGGGCCCCAGATCGCAGACCCAACAAATAG